A single region of the Nocardioides sp. W7 genome encodes:
- a CDS encoding crotonase/enoyl-CoA hydratase family protein, which produces MRSYDTLGWSVDDDGVATLTLDRPDQLNAFDLTMARELEQVFRTDAHDDAVRAVVVTGAGRAFCAGMDLSAEGNVFGLDESLLPSPEEFRASYDQAPYDAGVRDTGGKVTLAIHALPKPVIAAINGPAVGIGATMTLAMDLRLASTKARIGFVFGRLGIVPEACSSWFLPRIVGIQQALEWIYSAEILTAEQALAGRLVRSLHEPDDLLPAALDLARSFVVDRSPVALGLAKQLLYRNGAAADPLEAHLSDSLAMYYTSLADGKEGVAAFLEKRPPSFSGRASDLPRIYPER; this is translated from the coding sequence ATGAGGTCGTACGACACCCTCGGCTGGTCGGTCGACGACGACGGCGTCGCCACCCTCACCCTGGACCGGCCCGACCAGCTCAACGCGTTCGACCTGACGATGGCCCGCGAGCTCGAGCAGGTCTTCCGCACCGACGCCCACGACGACGCCGTCCGCGCCGTCGTCGTGACCGGCGCGGGCCGCGCCTTCTGCGCCGGCATGGACCTGTCCGCCGAGGGCAACGTCTTCGGCCTCGACGAGTCGCTCCTCCCCTCCCCCGAGGAGTTCCGGGCGTCGTACGACCAGGCGCCGTACGACGCCGGCGTCCGCGACACCGGCGGGAAGGTCACCCTGGCCATCCACGCCCTGCCCAAGCCCGTCATCGCGGCGATCAACGGCCCGGCCGTCGGCATCGGCGCCACCATGACCCTCGCGATGGACCTCCGGCTGGCCTCCACCAAGGCCCGGATCGGCTTCGTCTTCGGCCGGCTCGGCATCGTCCCCGAGGCCTGCTCGTCGTGGTTCCTGCCGCGCATCGTCGGCATCCAGCAGGCCCTGGAATGGATCTACTCCGCCGAGATCCTGACCGCCGAGCAGGCCCTCGCCGGCCGCCTGGTGCGCTCGCTGCACGAGCCCGACGACCTGCTCCCCGCGGCCCTCGACCTCGCCCGCTCCTTCGTCGTCGACCGCTCCCCCGTCGCCCTCGGCCTGGCCAAGCAGCTGCTCTACCGCAACGGCGCCGCCGCCGACCCCCTCGAGGCCCACCTCTCCGACTCCCTCGCGATGTACTACACCTCGCTGGCCGACGGGAAGGAGGGCGTGGCGGCGTTCCTCGAGAAGCGTCCCCCCTCGTTCTCCGGCCGCGCCTCAGATCTGCCTCGGATCTATCCCGAGCGCTGA
- a CDS encoding plasmid stabilization protein: MPQQAWSKKRERQYEHIKEGLEDRGRSGEQAEEIAARTVNKERARAGEAEQRSRTSTDDLSSSRRGGLRSHRGAGGRTKAQLYAEAKRQNVKGRSSMNKAELERAVGR; encoded by the coding sequence ATGCCGCAGCAGGCCTGGAGCAAGAAGCGCGAGCGCCAGTACGAGCACATCAAGGAAGGCCTGGAGGACCGCGGGCGGAGCGGGGAGCAGGCCGAGGAGATCGCGGCCCGCACCGTCAACAAGGAGCGGGCCCGCGCCGGCGAGGCCGAGCAGCGCAGCCGCACCTCCACCGACGACCTGTCCTCCTCGCGCCGGGGCGGCCTGCGCTCGCACCGTGGCGCCGGGGGGCGTACCAAGGCCCAGCTGTACGCCGAGGCGAAGCGGCAGAACGTCAAGGGCCGCTCCTCGATGAACAAGGCCGAGCTGGAGCGAGCCGTCGGACGTTGA
- the smpB gene encoding SsrA-binding protein SmpB produces MAKEQGQKIVAQNKKARHEYAVEDTFEAGLVLQGTEVKSLRQGRASLVDGFVDIDGGEAWLHNVHIPEYSQGTWTNHSARRKRKLLLNRVEIDKIERRVNEKGLTVVPLSLYFKDGRAKVEIALAKGKKSWDKRQSLAERTANREKEQALGRHLKGMSD; encoded by the coding sequence ATGGCGAAGGAGCAGGGGCAGAAGATCGTCGCGCAGAACAAGAAGGCGCGCCACGAGTACGCCGTCGAGGACACCTTCGAGGCCGGTCTGGTGCTCCAGGGCACCGAGGTGAAGTCGCTGCGCCAGGGCCGGGCGTCGCTGGTCGACGGGTTCGTCGACATCGACGGCGGCGAGGCGTGGCTGCACAACGTGCACATCCCGGAGTACTCCCAGGGCACCTGGACCAACCACTCCGCCCGCCGCAAGCGCAAGCTGCTGCTCAACCGGGTCGAGATCGACAAGATCGAGCGCCGCGTCAACGAGAAGGGCCTCACGGTCGTCCCGCTGTCGCTCTACTTCAAGGACGGCCGGGCCAAGGTCGAGATCGCGCTCGCCAAGGGCAAGAAGTCGTGGGACAAGCGCCAGTCGCTCGCCGAGCGCACCGCCAACCGCGAGAAGGAGCAGGCCCTCGGGCGGCACCTGAAGGGCATGAGTGACTGA
- a CDS encoding dienelactone hydrolase family protein yields MGERIEITTADGTAEAYLARPGDRPRPGVLFYVDAIGLRPRIEAMADRIASWGYVVLAPHVFYRDGSAAELAPDRDLRDPEARAAFFADGVMDRVNALTPDRALPDAERWIEVLLQHATGPIGVTGYCMGARLAVRTAALRPDLVAAVGGFHGGGLVTDAPDSPHRAVAGARAEFLFGHADQDASMPPEAIEALAAALDEAGLAHREAVYPGARHGYTMADSMSYDEAGAERHFVELRELFDRSIGAVVQTGA; encoded by the coding sequence ATGGGCGAGCGCATCGAGATCACCACGGCCGACGGCACCGCCGAGGCCTATCTGGCCCGGCCCGGCGATCGACCGCGCCCGGGGGTGCTGTTCTACGTCGACGCGATCGGGCTGCGCCCGCGGATCGAGGCGATGGCCGACCGGATCGCGTCGTGGGGGTACGTCGTACTCGCCCCGCACGTCTTCTACCGGGACGGCTCCGCGGCCGAGCTGGCGCCCGATCGCGACCTGCGCGATCCCGAGGCGCGCGCGGCGTTCTTCGCCGACGGCGTGATGGACCGGGTCAACGCGCTCACCCCCGACCGGGCGCTTCCCGACGCCGAGCGGTGGATCGAGGTGCTGCTCCAGCACGCGACCGGACCGATCGGGGTGACCGGCTACTGCATGGGTGCCCGGCTCGCCGTCCGGACCGCCGCCCTGCGGCCCGACCTGGTCGCCGCGGTCGGCGGCTTCCACGGTGGCGGCCTGGTCACCGACGCCCCCGACAGCCCGCACCGCGCGGTCGCCGGTGCCCGCGCCGAGTTCCTCTTCGGCCACGCCGACCAGGACGCCTCGATGCCGCCGGAGGCGATCGAGGCCCTGGCGGCCGCGCTCGACGAGGCCGGGCTCGCCCACCGGGAGGCCGTCTACCCGGGGGCCCGGCACGGCTACACGATGGCCGACTCCATGTCGTACGACGAGGCCGGCGCGGAGCGGCACTTCGTCGAGCTGCGCGAGCTCTTCGACCGGAGCATCGGCGCGGTGGTCCAGACCGGCGCATAG
- a CDS encoding HAD family hydrolase — MSHDLDTAIVDIDGTLLDSNYHHALAWSRAFAHVGHPVPVWRIHRHLGMGGDRLVTAVAGDEAEARVGDEVRERWEQEYDGLIDETVLLDGARGLLDALSGAGLAVVLASSSIPRHAEHALELLDARSRTDAWTTAGDASETKPDPELLDVALDRVGGGRAVMLGDSVWDVAAAQQRGIPTLGLRSGGVGAAELIEAGAVAVYDDPRGLTEHLDEALDQAARASRRT, encoded by the coding sequence ATGTCCCACGACCTCGACACCGCGATCGTCGACATCGACGGCACCCTGCTGGACTCCAACTACCACCACGCGCTGGCGTGGTCGCGCGCCTTCGCACATGTCGGCCACCCGGTCCCGGTGTGGCGGATCCACCGGCACCTCGGCATGGGCGGCGACCGCCTGGTGACGGCGGTGGCCGGCGACGAGGCGGAGGCGCGGGTCGGCGACGAGGTGCGCGAGCGCTGGGAGCAGGAGTACGACGGCCTCATCGACGAGACCGTGCTCCTCGACGGCGCCCGAGGTCTGCTCGACGCCCTGAGCGGCGCCGGCCTGGCGGTGGTGCTGGCCAGCTCCAGCATCCCCCGGCACGCGGAGCACGCGCTGGAGCTGCTGGACGCCCGGTCTCGGACCGACGCGTGGACCACGGCGGGCGATGCGTCGGAGACGAAGCCGGACCCCGAGCTCCTCGACGTCGCCCTCGACCGGGTCGGCGGCGGGCGCGCGGTGATGCTGGGCGACTCGGTCTGGGACGTGGCCGCGGCCCAGCAGCGCGGCATCCCCACGCTCGGCCTGCGCAGCGGTGGCGTCGGCGCGGCCGAGCTCATCGAGGCCGGTGCGGTCGCGGTGTACGACGACCCGCGCGGCCTGACCGAGCACCTCGACGAGGCACTCGACCAGGCCGCGCGGGCCAGTCGTCGGACGTAG
- a CDS encoding acyl-CoA thioesterase, with protein sequence MTSELTARSPSFARVSLAMMTSAREANLLGNIHGGEIVKLADSTAGAVAQRHSGGPAVTAALDEMAFLAPVHVGDIVRTQAQVNWAGRSSMEIGVRVEAQPWNDPSETGLHVASAYFVFVAIDAEGRARDVPPLAPETPDEVRRLREAEIRRAHRLARRQEIESGRAGT encoded by the coding sequence ATGACCTCGGAGCTGACCGCCAGGTCGCCGTCCTTCGCCCGCGTGTCGCTGGCGATGATGACGTCGGCCCGCGAGGCGAACCTGCTCGGCAACATCCACGGCGGCGAGATCGTGAAGCTCGCGGACTCCACCGCGGGTGCCGTGGCCCAGCGGCACAGCGGCGGGCCGGCGGTGACGGCGGCCCTCGACGAGATGGCGTTCCTCGCGCCCGTCCACGTCGGCGACATCGTGCGCACGCAGGCCCAGGTCAACTGGGCGGGCCGCTCGTCGATGGAGATCGGCGTACGGGTCGAGGCGCAGCCGTGGAACGACCCGTCGGAGACCGGGCTGCACGTCGCGTCGGCGTACTTCGTGTTCGTGGCGATCGATGCCGAGGGTCGGGCGCGCGACGTGCCGCCGCTGGCACCGGAGACGCCCGACGAGGTACGCCGGCTGCGCGAGGCCGAGATCCGGCGCGCGCACCGACTGGCGAGACGCCAGGAGATCGAGTCGGGACGAGCGGGTACCTAA
- a CDS encoding SHOCT domain-containing protein, giving the protein MGLIGGMARTAVVAGTATAVSNRVSRRQAGRWAAQDQQQTDQQYYDQQQNQAPAYAAPPPAAAEPDDLIEQLQKLGGLRDQGILTDAEFAAQKAKLLGG; this is encoded by the coding sequence ATGGGACTCATCGGTGGAATGGCCCGCACGGCCGTCGTCGCCGGCACCGCCACGGCGGTGTCCAACCGCGTGTCGCGCCGTCAGGCCGGCCGCTGGGCTGCGCAGGACCAGCAGCAGACGGACCAGCAGTACTACGACCAGCAGCAGAACCAGGCGCCGGCGTACGCAGCCCCTCCGCCGGCCGCGGCGGAGCCTGACGACCTGATCGAACAGCTCCAGAAGCTGGGCGGGCTGCGCGACCAGGGGATCCTGACCGACGCCGAGTTCGCGGCGCAGAAGGCCAAGCTGCTCGGCGGCTGA
- a CDS encoding GNAT family N-acetyltransferase yields MRTQRLWLDVATEGDVDDLHQIHADPQSWVHFPPGRHADRLMSEQMIVNGARQWATHGLGYWSVRDREGGAVVGRGGCAVPPGRPWWNLYYRFDTAVQGRGYATEMARAAIEAAHDVGPELPVLAYLLEHNVASRRTAERLGLGLVWRGPDAGNPDRGAVRLVYVDREPGAELMEAISFHCGPPGAS; encoded by the coding sequence GTGCGCACCCAGCGACTCTGGCTCGACGTGGCGACCGAGGGCGACGTCGACGACCTCCACCAGATCCACGCGGACCCGCAGTCGTGGGTGCACTTCCCGCCGGGCCGGCACGCGGACCGGTTGATGTCGGAGCAGATGATCGTCAACGGCGCCCGGCAGTGGGCGACCCACGGGCTCGGCTACTGGTCGGTGCGCGACCGCGAGGGCGGGGCGGTGGTGGGTCGCGGTGGCTGCGCCGTACCTCCCGGCCGGCCGTGGTGGAACCTCTACTACCGCTTCGACACCGCCGTGCAGGGCCGGGGCTACGCGACCGAGATGGCGCGCGCGGCGATCGAGGCGGCCCACGACGTCGGCCCGGAGCTGCCCGTGCTGGCCTACCTGCTGGAGCACAACGTGGCGTCCCGGCGGACGGCGGAGCGGCTCGGTCTCGGGCTCGTCTGGCGCGGCCCCGACGCGGGCAATCCCGACCGCGGCGCGGTCCGGCTCGTGTACGTCGACCGCGAGCCCGGCGCCGAGCTGATGGAGGCGATCTCGTTCCATTGCGGGCCGCCCGGCGCGTCGTGA
- a CDS encoding LCP family protein, with protein sequence MRVSVAERAARVRFRRALSLMAMTLLVPGSAQLSAGNRRVGRIAVATWLVLVAVGLVTALVLAVHPTSAVSLATKPGLLLLVRLGLMVGAIAWAYLFVDAWRIGQPLTLGLGHRRAIVGVNGLLCFTVAGVMLFGAHLVAVQRDFILTTFGNGSASDAADGRYNVLLLGGDSGADRWGLRPDSMTVASIDAETGKTVLIGLPRNMANFPFRKGTVMHEQFPDGFDCDGCYLNGVSTWAGDNTELFPDSENPGVDATIMAIEGITGLEISYWAMVNMKGFKNLVDAVGGVTLNVRSRIPVGGLGSDVTGYIEPGTRKLTGFETLWYSRAREGSDDYSRMARQKCVMSAMLGEISPQVAVRNFEKIAKASSAMISTNLPASEIDTFASLAMKTRDHKMASLSLVPPLVNTAHPDAKKIRAQVRKAIDRSEGDAPKPKKPKDTAQAGQDKPTTPSGTQTPVTGGSLGSLKQGYAANQAEDLSAAC encoded by the coding sequence GTGCGGGTCTCGGTCGCCGAGCGCGCCGCCCGCGTGCGGTTCCGTCGGGCCCTGTCCCTGATGGCGATGACGCTGCTCGTGCCCGGCTCGGCCCAGCTCAGCGCCGGCAACCGCCGGGTGGGCCGGATCGCCGTGGCGACCTGGCTGGTGCTGGTGGCGGTCGGCCTGGTCACCGCCCTCGTCCTGGCCGTGCACCCGACCAGTGCGGTCTCCCTGGCGACCAAGCCGGGGCTGCTGCTGCTGGTCCGGCTCGGTCTGATGGTCGGGGCGATCGCGTGGGCGTACCTCTTCGTCGACGCCTGGCGGATCGGCCAGCCGCTGACCCTCGGCCTCGGCCACCGGCGGGCGATCGTCGGCGTCAACGGGCTGCTCTGCTTCACCGTCGCGGGCGTGATGCTCTTCGGCGCCCACCTGGTCGCGGTGCAGCGCGACTTCATCCTCACCACCTTCGGCAACGGCTCCGCGAGCGACGCGGCCGACGGCCGCTACAACGTGCTGCTGCTCGGCGGCGACTCCGGTGCCGACCGCTGGGGGCTGCGCCCCGACTCGATGACCGTCGCCTCGATCGACGCCGAGACGGGCAAGACCGTGCTGATCGGGCTGCCCCGCAACATGGCGAACTTCCCGTTCCGCAAGGGCACGGTGATGCACGAGCAGTTCCCCGACGGCTTCGACTGCGACGGCTGCTACCTCAACGGCGTCTCTACCTGGGCCGGCGACAACACCGAGCTGTTCCCCGACTCCGAGAACCCCGGCGTGGACGCCACGATCATGGCCATCGAGGGCATCACCGGGCTGGAGATCAGCTACTGGGCGATGGTCAACATGAAGGGGTTCAAGAACCTCGTCGACGCGGTCGGCGGCGTGACCCTCAACGTTCGCTCCCGGATCCCGGTCGGCGGCCTCGGCAGCGACGTCACGGGCTACATCGAGCCCGGCACCCGCAAGCTCACCGGCTTCGAGACGCTCTGGTACTCCCGGGCCCGCGAGGGCTCCGACGACTACTCGCGGATGGCGCGGCAGAAGTGCGTGATGAGCGCGATGCTCGGCGAGATCAGCCCGCAGGTCGCCGTACGCAACTTCGAGAAGATCGCGAAGGCCTCCTCGGCGATGATCTCCACCAACCTGCCGGCCTCCGAGATCGACACCTTCGCCTCGCTCGCGATGAAGACCCGGGACCACAAGATGGCCTCGCTGTCGCTGGTCCCGCCGCTCGTCAACACCGCGCACCCGGACGCCAAGAAGATCCGCGCCCAGGTCCGCAAGGCGATCGACCGCTCCGAGGGCGACGCACCGAAGCCGAAGAAGCCGAAGGACACCGCGCAGGCCGGGCAGGACAAGCCCACCACGCCCTCCGGCACCCAGACCCCGGTCACGGGCGGTTCGCTCGGCTCGCTGAAGCAGGGGTACGCCGCGAACCAGGCCGAGGACCTCTCCGCCGCCTGCTGA
- a CDS encoding amidohydrolase family protein, with protein sequence MTDDRRGDVPAVRSFWEGLGLPGLYDVHVHFLPPNIQRAVYAVFDAAGPKIGREWPIRYRQSHEDRVALLRDLGVRRFPTLPYAHKPGVAAYLNDWARGFSADVPESLWSATFFPEPWVGAYVADLVGAGVEIFKVHLQVGEFHLDDPLLDQAWGVLEDSGTPVVVHAGSGPVASDFTGPESTARLLRRFPRLTLVLAHMGAPECAEFLALAETHERVHLDTTMVFTDFFPPYPADLVPRLVDLQDKVLLGSDFPTIPYPYAHQLDGLARLDLGDDWLRAVCWGNGVRLLGAPA encoded by the coding sequence GTGACTGACGACCGGCGCGGCGACGTCCCCGCGGTCCGCTCCTTCTGGGAGGGGCTCGGCCTGCCGGGGCTGTACGACGTGCACGTGCACTTCCTGCCGCCGAACATCCAGCGCGCCGTGTACGCCGTCTTCGACGCGGCCGGGCCGAAGATCGGCCGGGAGTGGCCGATCCGCTACCGGCAGTCGCACGAGGACCGGGTGGCCCTGCTCCGCGATCTCGGCGTACGCCGGTTCCCGACGCTGCCGTACGCCCACAAGCCCGGCGTCGCGGCCTACCTCAACGACTGGGCGCGCGGCTTCTCCGCCGACGTGCCGGAGTCGCTGTGGTCGGCGACCTTCTTCCCCGAGCCGTGGGTCGGGGCGTACGTCGCGGACCTGGTCGGCGCCGGCGTGGAGATCTTCAAGGTGCACCTGCAGGTGGGGGAGTTCCACCTCGACGACCCGCTGCTCGACCAGGCGTGGGGCGTCCTCGAGGACAGCGGCACCCCGGTCGTCGTGCACGCCGGCTCCGGTCCGGTCGCCAGCGACTTCACCGGGCCGGAGTCGACCGCGCGGCTGCTGCGCCGCTTCCCCCGGCTGACCCTGGTCCTGGCGCACATGGGCGCACCCGAGTGCGCGGAGTTCCTGGCGCTGGCCGAGACGCACGAGCGGGTGCACCTGGACACCACGATGGTGTTCACCGACTTCTTCCCGCCGTACCCCGCCGACCTGGTGCCGCGGCTGGTCGACCTGCAGGACAAGGTGCTGCTCGGCAGCGACTTCCCGACCATCCCCTACCCCTACGCCCACCAGCTGGACGGCCTGGCCCGGCTGGACCTGGGCGACGACTGGCTGCGGGCGGTCTGCTGGGGCAACGGGGTGCGGCTTCTCGGTGCGCCGGCGTGA
- a CDS encoding DNA starvation/stationary phase protection protein — translation MTTSKLKYTVPGMTEADAERVVTLLQSRLNAANDLHLTLKHVHWNVVGPHFIAVHEMLDPQVDAVRGFADDLAERIATLGGSPVGTPGKLVAARTWDEYSIGRATTQEHLGALDLVYQGVITEYRDGIKELEELDPVTQDMFVAHTEQLELFHWFIRAHLEDKGGNLSTTGATTEKAAAKKASTKKTGGKKAG, via the coding sequence ATGACGACCTCCAAGCTGAAGTACACCGTTCCCGGCATGACCGAGGCCGACGCCGAGCGTGTCGTGACCCTGCTGCAGAGCCGCCTGAACGCGGCCAACGACCTCCACCTCACGCTCAAGCACGTGCACTGGAACGTCGTCGGCCCGCACTTCATCGCCGTACACGAGATGCTCGACCCGCAGGTCGACGCCGTGCGCGGCTTCGCCGACGACCTGGCCGAGCGGATCGCGACCCTCGGTGGCTCCCCGGTCGGGACCCCCGGCAAGCTCGTCGCGGCCCGCACCTGGGACGAGTACAGCATCGGCCGGGCCACCACCCAGGAGCACCTCGGGGCGCTCGACCTGGTCTACCAGGGCGTGATCACCGAGTACCGCGACGGCATCAAGGAGCTCGAGGAGCTCGACCCGGTCACCCAGGACATGTTCGTCGCGCACACCGAGCAGCTGGAGCTGTTCCACTGGTTCATCCGCGCGCACCTGGAGGACAAGGGCGGGAACCTCTCGACCACCGGGGCCACCACCGAGAAGGCCGCTGCGAAGAAGGCCTCCACCAAGAAGACCGGCGGCAAGAAGGCCGGCTGA
- a CDS encoding DUF6325 family protein, giving the protein MTQLDVGPIDYLAVELPGAKLQGKGLAALIDLTEQGIIRILDLVVATVADDGSVAALALADLDGDGELDLTLFEGVRSGLLDDDDVAQSAALLAPGDALALLVYENTWAGPFVTAMREAGAEVIASGRIPADDVLAALDALETAQA; this is encoded by the coding sequence ATGACCCAGCTCGACGTAGGACCGATCGACTATCTCGCCGTGGAGCTTCCCGGCGCGAAGCTCCAGGGGAAGGGCCTCGCCGCACTGATCGACCTGACCGAGCAGGGGATCATCCGGATCCTCGACCTGGTCGTCGCCACGGTGGCCGACGACGGCAGCGTCGCGGCGCTCGCGCTCGCCGACCTCGACGGTGACGGGGAGCTGGACCTGACGCTCTTCGAGGGCGTCCGGTCCGGACTGCTCGACGATGACGACGTGGCTCAGAGCGCCGCGCTGCTGGCGCCCGGCGACGCCCTCGCCCTGCTCGTCTACGAGAACACCTGGGCCGGTCCCTTCGTCACCGCGATGCGGGAGGCCGGCGCCGAGGTCATCGCCAGCGGCCGGATCCCGGCCGACGACGTACTCGCGGCGCTCGACGCGCTCGAGACGGCCCAGGCCTGA
- a CDS encoding sigma-70 family RNA polymerase sigma factor produces MFVVGSDRDARGATALADARRRAETARLLSRARASAGEVRAHYENDAVRLNLGVAADVARRYHGRGVPDDDIDQVACLGLVKAVRAFDPTLAEDFLSYAVPTIRGEIRRYFRDAGWTVRPPRSVQEIQSRVAEAESTLTQRLGRTPRPSEIAVDLDVPLLLVLDSLGATGCFAPMSLDAPRPDDDRTGLADLLGGPDPAFASAEARLALQPLMRDLTDRERTIIELRFFDNRTQAEIGAEVGVSQEQVSRLLTAILARLRERLAVA; encoded by the coding sequence GTGTTCGTCGTGGGGTCGGACCGTGATGCCCGGGGGGCGACGGCGCTCGCCGATGCCCGCCGTCGCGCCGAGACCGCCCGCCTGCTGTCCCGCGCGCGGGCCAGTGCCGGCGAGGTCCGCGCCCACTACGAGAACGACGCCGTCCGCCTCAACCTCGGGGTGGCCGCCGACGTCGCCCGCCGCTACCACGGCCGCGGTGTCCCCGACGACGACATCGACCAGGTCGCCTGCCTGGGGCTGGTGAAGGCCGTCCGCGCCTTCGACCCGACCCTGGCCGAGGACTTCCTCAGCTACGCCGTGCCCACGATCCGCGGCGAGATCCGCCGCTACTTCCGCGACGCCGGCTGGACCGTCCGGCCTCCGCGCTCGGTCCAGGAGATCCAGAGCCGCGTCGCCGAGGCCGAGTCCACCCTGACCCAGCGGCTCGGCCGCACCCCCCGGCCCTCCGAGATCGCGGTCGATCTCGACGTCCCGCTGCTGCTCGTCCTCGACTCCCTCGGCGCCACCGGCTGCTTCGCCCCCATGTCCCTCGACGCACCCCGCCCCGACGACGACCGGACCGGCCTCGCCGACCTCCTCGGCGGCCCGGACCCGGCCTTCGCCTCCGCCGAGGCCCGCCTGGCCCTCCAGCCCCTGATGCGCGACCTCACCGACCGCGAGCGCACCATCATCGAGCTGCGCTTCTTCGACAACCGCACCCAGGCCGAGATCGGGGCCGAGGTCGGCGTCAGTCAGGAGCAGGTCTCCCGCCTCCTCACCGCCATCCTCGCCCGGCTGCGGGAGCGTCTCGCCGTCGCCTGA
- a CDS encoding LCP family protein gives MADRPRNDGSGGGNPEFGWLYGKDQPDSDTSRDPGPTRPVPRQQREPRPDETRVMRVQPSGSEPPRSAPPAPPAPPAPPRAPRPAPTPPPPSGAGGSGPRLRRPRFRFRYVLLVLLAWLVFLVGVPIYAWTSVDKIEWEPSGNRPDDQPGTTYLLVGSDSRGDLSKEERKRLGTGGAEGQRTDTIMLLHTGSGPNLLMSIPRDSIVPIPGRGTGKINGAYAFGGPKLLTRTIEENTGIRVDHYVEIGMGGLAGVVDAVGGIEICPEKDMKDKLANLDIKKGCQEADGVTALGYARSRHSDAALGDITRVKHQREVVSAVGKKVLSPWTVLNPVRYWQLNDAIPGFFGFGEGTGPVRAGMWALAMTRVNGENGLTCTIPIADLAVHWDDERSAQMFSAIKEDKVDELDESLCTPTGLPKSVTG, from the coding sequence ATGGCAGACCGTCCCCGGAACGACGGCTCCGGGGGCGGGAACCCGGAGTTCGGCTGGCTCTACGGCAAGGACCAGCCCGACAGTGACACCAGCAGGGACCCCGGTCCCACCCGTCCCGTTCCCCGCCAGCAGCGCGAGCCGCGGCCCGACGAGACCCGGGTGATGCGGGTCCAGCCGTCCGGCTCCGAGCCGCCTCGCTCGGCTCCCCCGGCTCCCCCGGCTCCCCCGGCTCCCCCGCGGGCGCCGCGCCCCGCGCCGACGCCGCCGCCTCCCTCCGGTGCCGGCGGCTCCGGGCCCCGGCTGCGACGGCCCCGCTTCCGGTTCCGCTACGTCCTGCTGGTACTCCTGGCCTGGCTCGTCTTCCTCGTCGGTGTGCCGATCTACGCCTGGACCAGCGTCGACAAGATCGAGTGGGAGCCCAGCGGCAACCGGCCCGACGACCAGCCGGGCACGACGTACCTCCTGGTCGGCAGCGACTCGCGCGGCGACCTCAGCAAGGAGGAGCGCAAGCGGCTCGGCACCGGTGGCGCCGAGGGCCAGCGCACCGACACGATCATGCTGCTGCACACGGGCTCCGGCCCGAACCTGCTGATGTCGATCCCCCGCGACTCGATCGTGCCCATCCCCGGACGCGGCACGGGGAAGATCAACGGGGCCTACGCCTTCGGCGGACCGAAGCTGCTGACCCGCACCATCGAGGAGAACACCGGCATCCGCGTCGACCACTACGTCGAGATCGGGATGGGCGGCCTCGCCGGTGTCGTCGACGCGGTCGGCGGCATCGAGATCTGTCCCGAGAAGGACATGAAGGACAAGCTCGCCAACCTCGACATCAAGAAGGGCTGCCAGGAGGCCGACGGCGTCACCGCCCTCGGCTACGCCCGCTCCCGGCACAGTGACGCGGCCCTCGGCGACATCACCCGGGTCAAGCACCAGCGCGAGGTCGTCTCGGCCGTCGGCAAGAAGGTCCTCTCCCCGTGGACCGTCCTCAACCCGGTCCGCTACTGGCAGCTCAACGACGCCATCCCCGGCTTCTTCGGGTTCGGCGAGGGCACCGGCCCGGTCCGCGCCGGCATGTGGGCGCTGGCGATGACCCGGGTCAACGGCGAGAACGGCCTGACCTGCACCATCCCGATCGCCGACCTCGCCGTGCACTGGGACGACGAGCGCTCCGCGCAGATGTTCAGCGCGATCAAGGAGGACAAGGTCGATGAGCTGGACGAGAGTCTGTGCACGCCCACCGGCCTGCCCAAGTCGGTCACGGGATGA